The Thermobifida halotolerans sequence GGACCCGCCGCCGGGTGTGCGGGCCCCGTCGCCCCGACGCCGACGGCAATCCGCCCGCGGTCCGGCGGCCGCGGCGTCGGGGGCTTTCCGGTTGAGCCGGTCAGGCGAGGCTCGCCGTGCCCACGTTCTCCCGGATGTAGTCGGCGACGACGCCGCCGGGCAGGCCGGGCGGGAAACAGCGGTGGACACCCAGCTCTCTGAGGGGTTCGAAGTCCACCTCGGGGATGATGCCGCCCATGATCACCAGGACGTCGGTCATGCCGCGCGCCTTCAGCGCGGGGACGAGCTCCCTGGCGACCTGCATCTGACCGCTGGTCATGATGCTCACCGCGACCACGTCGACGTCCTCCTGCAGGGCCGCCTCGGCGATCTCCTCCGCCACTCCGAACCGGAAGTAGACGACCTCCATGCCGGCGTCGCGGAGTTCACGCGCGATCAGTTTCGACCCGCGGCCGTGAACGTCGATCTTCTTCTTGGCCAGTAGGACCTTGATGCGCTCCTGGGACACGGTCCACTCCTTGTGCTGTGTGCGGATCGGCCGATCCGCGGGACTCACTCGCTGACGTACCAGCCGAACGCTTCGCGCATCGGCACCATCATCTCGCCGTTGGTCGCGCCCCTGCGGGCCGCCTCCACCAGCGCGGGCATGAGCGGGCCGGTGCCGTCCTTCAGCGCCTGGCATGCCTCGCGGACCCCTTCGAGGGCCTGGTCCACCGCGGCCTGGTCGCGCTTGGAGCGGTAGGCCTCCAGTCGGGCCTTGGCCTTTTCCTCGATGGACTCGTCGATGCGGAAGGGCTCGTAGTTCTCCGTCTGCTCCGAGACGTAGCGGTTGACGCCCACCACGGGCAGGTCGCCGCTGTTGATCCGCTTCTTCATCTCGTAGGAGGCGTTGTCGATGTTGCGCTTGATCTCGCCGGTCTCCAGGCCCCTGAGGTAGCCGCCCGAGGCCTCCAGCTCCTCGTAGATCTCCCAGGCGGCCTCCTCCATCTCGTCGGTGAGCTTCTCGATGAAGTAGGAGCCGCCGAGGGGGTCGGCAACGTCGCGCACGCCGCTCTCCCACATGAGGATCTGCTGGGTGCGCAGCGCGGTGCGGTGCGACTCCTCGGTCGGCACGCCGACGGCCTCGTCGTAGGAGCAGGTGTGGACCGACTGCACCCCGCCGAGGACGGCGGCCAGGGCCTGCAGGGTGATCCGCGCGTTGTTGTTCATCAGCTGCTGCTGGGTCAGCACGTAGCCGCTGGTGTGGACGTGCACCCGGGCGTGCATGTTGGACGGCTTGGTGACTCCGGCGTCCTTGCAGATCTTGGCCCACATGCGGCGGTGGGCGCGGAACTTGGCGACCTCCTCGAACAGGTTGACGGTGCACCCGATCTGGAAGGAGAGGCGGCCGATGAAGTCGTCGGGCGCCAGGCCCGCCTCCAGACCGGCGTCGATGATCGACTTGCCCCAGGACAGGCCGTAGGCGAGTTCCTGGACCGGGGTGGCGCCCGCCTCGGAGAGGCCGTACATGAAGATGTTGGCCGGGTTCCAGGCCGGGGCGTTGTCCTTGGCCCACTTGATCAGGTCGATCATGAGGGCATAGCCCCACCTGGGCTCCCACGACGGGATGTCCTGGACCGCGATCCTCGGGTACCAGTTCATCGAGTTGCCGTGCATCTTCTGGGTGGGTTCGCCGCGCCGTTCGACGGCGGCGGCCAGCAGCGCCAGCGCGGGCAGGCAGTTGTCGCCGGTGATCATGGAGAAGTTGGTGGTCTCCAGGTCCCAGTCGCGGATCAGCTCGTCGTAGTCGTCGCCGGTGCTCATGTGGACGCCGCACTGGCCGAGGTTGCCCGCGGCCTCGGGGTGGTCGGCGTCGATGCCGTACATGCAGGGGACGTCGTAGACGGTGTTGAAGACCTTGTGGCCGAAGTAGCCCTCCATGCCTTCGGCGACCATCTTCTCCATCTTCTGCCGGGTCTCCTCGATGGTCCCGTAGCCGAAGACCATCTGCTGCATCCACGGCGTCAGGGCGTAGCCGTCGGGGTGCAGGCCCCGGGTGAACGGGTAGGCGCCCGGCATCTCCTCCAGGTCGCAGTCGGCCATGTCCTCGGGGGTGTAGACGGTCTTCACCGGCAGGCCCGACAGCGTCGTGGCCGGACGCAGTCTGTCGGCGTAGCGGGCGCGGCGCGCGGCCCACGTCTCCTTGGCGGCCTCGAACTTGCCACTGGGCTTGGGTGTCACTTCTTCTCCGTTTCTGCGGCGGCTCCGGCCGCCCGCTGGGCGGCGAGTCGGCGGTGGGCGTCGATCAGCTCTTCGACGAACTCCTCGGCGGCCCCGTAGGGGTCGGCCAGGCTCCGGTCGTCGACGGCGGCCTCGAGCAGTTCCTCGCGGAGCCGATCACTGGCGAAGGCGGTGAACCGCGCCCGTCGGCGGGCGTGTTCGTGGGCGGTGCGCCACTGCGTCTGTCCGGTGAACCGGTGGTGCTCGTCCACCGCGTCGACCAGTTCGGCGACGCCCTCCCGGCGCAGGGCGGAGGCCTTGAGCACGGGGACTCGCCACGGCCGGCTCCCGTCGGGGCCGGTGCGTTCGAACCCCTGGGAGGCCAGTTCCCTGAAGGTCTGCTCGGCGCCTGGGGTGTCGCCCTTGTTGACCACGACGACGTCGGCGATCTCGGTGATGCCGGCCTTCATCGCCTGCAGGGCGTCGCCGTAGCCGGGGACGAGCACCAGGGCGACGGTGTGCGCGATCGTGGCGATCTCGAACTCGCCCTGGCCGACGCCGACGGTCTCGACGATGACGACGTCCTTGCCCATCGCGTCGAGCACGTCGACCGCGTCGTTGACGGCGGCGGCGAGTCCTCCGGAGGCGCCCCGGGAGGCGAGGGAGCGGATGAAGACGCCGCTGTCCCCGCTGGAGGTCTCCACCATCCGGTCCCGGTCGCCGAGCAGGGCTCCGCCGCTGAACGGGCTGGAGGGGTCGACCGCGATCACGCCGACGGTGCGGCCCCGGTCCCTCAGTTCGCGGATGAGCGCGGAGACGAGTGTGCTCTTGCCCGCTCCGGGTGGCCCTGTGATCCCGATGAGCTGGGCCCTTCCGCAGTGCGGCGCCAGTGAGCGCAGTACCGCGCGCGCGTCGGCGTGCCCGTTCTCGATCCGGGTGATCAGCCGTCCCGCGTGCAGCGCGCTTCCGGCCACCACCTGCTCGGCCTGGTCGGTCGTAGCGTCCACGGGCATCCCCACAAAAACTATTTCTTTACGTTCAACGTTAGTCTTGCATATGGTTCAGGGAAATGCCAACAGTCTGGACAGCGGCGACCGCGATGTGGAATGCCTGGTACCGCACCGGCCGCCAACCCTCTGACGTCGCAGAACGCGCCCGCACCCAGCACGCGAGCCCAAGGGAGACGCCCATGACCGCCCCCGCACCGCGGACCCTGGAGATCACCGACTCCGGAGCCCGCCTCGACATCGCGCTCAACCGACCCGACGAGCGCAACGCGCTCACCTTCGAGGCCTGGGACGACCTCGACCGCGTCATGGCCGGGGTCGAGCGCCGCGACGACCTGCGCGTGGTGACCCTCACCGGCAACGGACCGGCGTTCTGCGCCGGGGTCGACTTCGCGGCCATCGGCGCCTCGCTGGAGGTGGAGAAGGGCAGCTACCCGTCGTTCATCCGGCGCTGGGCCGCGATCGTGGACCGCTTCGAGCGCGTTCCCCAGCCCAGCGTCGCCGCGATCAACGGCCCCGTCATCGGAGCCGGTCTGGAGCTGGCTCTGGCCTGCGACATCCGCATCGCCAGCGACCGGGCGGTGTTCGCCATGCCGCAGATGCGCATGGGCATCGTCCCCGACGTCGGCGGCACCAGCCGACTGGCCCGGGCGACCGGGGAGTCCTTCGCCAAGGACATGATCCTCACCTCCCGCATCGTCGACGCCGAGGAGGCGCTGCGCGCGGGCATCGTCAGCCGGGTCGTCGAGCACGACCGCCTGGAGGAGGAACTCGACGGCGTCGCCGCCGCGGTCGAGAGCCTGCCCTGGCCGTCGGCCTACTTCGCCAGCCTCGCCATCGACTGCGGCCCCCGCCTCGACCCCCGGCGCGCCGCCGACATCGAGGCCCTGGCCGACCAGGTGATGCTCCGCCAGGAGGAGGTGTGGCGAAACATCTCCGACTTCATGGCCGCCAAGGGGCTGCGCGGACTGGGCCGGTGACGATTTCTCCCGCAATATTTACACGTTTGACGTTGAACGGTAGATTCAATCCAGCAGCGCACGGAGGAATCGTGTTCGATCAGGGAGCCGTGGTGCAACCATGAGCAGCAGCAGAACGAACGGCAAGGTCGTCGCCCTGGAGAGCCTCGGGGACATCGTCCGCGACGGCGAGTCCGTGGCCTTCGGCGGCGGCTGGTTCGCCAACCACCCGATGGCCGCGGTACGCCAACTGATCCGGGCGGGCCGCAGGGACATCCACGCCATCACGGTCGTCGGCTCGGTCGACATGGACCTGATGGCGGCGGCGGGAACACTGGGGCACCTGTCCTTCTCGATGGTCACCCTGGAGGCCTTCGGCCTGGCGCCGAACGTCCGCGGGGGCATCGAGTCGGGCAGCCTGCCGTTCACCGAGTACACCGGCCTGGGCCTCCTGATCGGCCTGGAGGCGCAGGGGCGCGGCATGCCCTACCTGCCCTACCGGGGCCCCTTCGGCTCCGACATCCCGGGACGCTACCCCGACATCTACGCCACCACCACCTGCCCCTTCACGGGCGAGGAGCTCACCGCGGTGCGCGCCCTGCAGCCCGACGTCGCGATCGTGCACGCCCTGCGTGCCGACGCCGAGGGCAACGCCCAGTGGGACGGCACCTCCGGCCCCGACGTGGAGATGGCCAAGGCCGCCAAGCGGGTGATCGTCACCTGCGAGGAGGTCGTCGACCGGCAGGTGATCGTCGACAACGCGCACATGACCAAACTCCCCGGCTACTACGTCGACGCGGTGATCGAGGCCCCCTTCGGCGCCCACCCCACGTCGCACGTCCCCCGCTACGCCATGGACGCCTGGGAGCTCATGGGCTACGCCGCCGCCGCGGGCGACCCCGCCGCGATCGCCGAATACGTCGCACAGATCAGCGGCGAGACCGAGGAGGGCTACCGGACCCGGGTGCTGAAGGGCCGCGACAGCGTCCTCAGCGCCCTCGTCGACGCGGCCGAAGTCATCGAGGGAGCGCAAGCGTGACCGACTACGAGATCCACGAACTCATGACCTGCCGCGTCGCGGCCGAGGTCGACAACGACGGCGTCACCGTGATGGGGTCGTTCACCCCCCTGGCCTACGCCTCCTACATGCTGGCCAAGCTGACCCACGCCCAAGACGCCTACCTGGTGGGCTTCGACGCGGTGGGCATGGCCCCGGTCCAGTTGTCCTTCACCGGCGCCGAGGCCTCCGCCTACAAGGGCGCGGCCTGCCGCTGGGGCATGCTGACCGAGATCAACTCCATCCACCTGGCCAACCACGGCGGGGTCGAGGCCGTCTCCTCGGCCCAGTTCGACGGTAGCGGAGCGATCAACCTGTCGGCGATCGGACCGTTCGACGCGCCCAAGGTCCGCCTGCCCGGCGGCGCCGGAGCGGCCGAGGTGATCAAGATGTACCGCAAGATGATCGCCTACTTCGGCAACCACAACCCGCGGACCCTGGTCGACAAGGTCCAGTTCGTGACCGGCACCCGCTGGAAGGTCGGCGACCGGGCACGCGAGGAGGCCGGTCTGCAGCCCGGCCCCATCGTGGTCGTCACCAACCTCGCCGTGCTGGTCAAGGACGACGACGACCGCCCCTTCCGCATCGAGAGCGTGCACCCCGGCGTCGACGTGCGGACCGTCGTCGACAACACCGGCTTCGAACTGCAGGTGCCCGCCGACGTCCCGGTCACCGCCGAGCCGACCCAGGAGCAGCTCGACCTGCTGCGCAACCGGATCGACCCCTTCGGGACGGTGAAGTTCGACTTCGTCTCCGGCAGGGAGCGCCTCTCCTACCTCAAGGAGATCCTCGACGCCGAGTGGGACCGAGCGGCTGCGAGGCTGGCATGAGCGTCTTCGACCGGTTCAGTCTCGAGGGCAGGGTCGCGATCGTGACCGGCGCCTCCTCCGGGTTGGGCGTCACCTTCGCCCTGGCCCTCGCAGAAGCCGGCGCCGACGTCGCGCTCGGCGCCCGCCGCACCCAACTCCTGGACGAGACCAAGGGCAGGATCGAGGCGCTCGGCCGCCGCTGCGTCGCGGTCCGCACCGACGTGGCCGACCCGGCCGACTGCGAGGCCCTCGTCGCCGCGGCACGCGACCGGCTCGGCGGCGCGGACATCCTGGTCAACAACGCCGGCGTGGGCCGCGTCGTGCCCTCCCA is a genomic window containing:
- a CDS encoding enoyl-CoA hydratase/isomerase family protein, whose translation is MTAPAPRTLEITDSGARLDIALNRPDERNALTFEAWDDLDRVMAGVERRDDLRVVTLTGNGPAFCAGVDFAAIGASLEVEKGSYPSFIRRWAAIVDRFERVPQPSVAAINGPVIGAGLELALACDIRIASDRAVFAMPQMRMGIVPDVGGTSRLARATGESFAKDMILTSRIVDAEEALRAGIVSRVVEHDRLEEELDGVAAAVESLPWPSAYFASLAIDCGPRLDPRRAADIEALADQVMLRQEEVWRNISDFMAAKGLRGLGR
- a CDS encoding cobalamin B12-binding domain-containing protein, coding for MSQERIKVLLAKKKIDVHGRGSKLIARELRDAGMEVVYFRFGVAEEIAEAALQEDVDVVAVSIMTSGQMQVARELVPALKARGMTDVLVIMGGIIPEVDFEPLRELGVHRCFPPGLPGGVVADYIRENVGTASLA
- a CDS encoding CoA transferase subunit A, whose amino-acid sequence is MSSSRTNGKVVALESLGDIVRDGESVAFGGGWFANHPMAAVRQLIRAGRRDIHAITVVGSVDMDLMAAAGTLGHLSFSMVTLEAFGLAPNVRGGIESGSLPFTEYTGLGLLIGLEAQGRGMPYLPYRGPFGSDIPGRYPDIYATTTCPFTGEELTAVRALQPDVAIVHALRADAEGNAQWDGTSGPDVEMAKAAKRVIVTCEEVVDRQVIVDNAHMTKLPGYYVDAVIEAPFGAHPTSHVPRYAMDAWELMGYAAAAGDPAAIAEYVAQISGETEEGYRTRVLKGRDSVLSALVDAAEVIEGAQA
- the meaB gene encoding methylmalonyl Co-A mutase-associated GTPase MeaB, whose translation is MDATTDQAEQVVAGSALHAGRLITRIENGHADARAVLRSLAPHCGRAQLIGITGPPGAGKSTLVSALIRELRDRGRTVGVIAVDPSSPFSGGALLGDRDRMVETSSGDSGVFIRSLASRGASGGLAAAVNDAVDVLDAMGKDVVIVETVGVGQGEFEIATIAHTVALVLVPGYGDALQAMKAGITEIADVVVVNKGDTPGAEQTFRELASQGFERTGPDGSRPWRVPVLKASALRREGVAELVDAVDEHHRFTGQTQWRTAHEHARRRARFTAFASDRLREELLEAAVDDRSLADPYGAAEEFVEELIDAHRRLAAQRAAGAAAETEKK
- a CDS encoding acyl-CoA mutase large subunit family protein produces the protein MTPKPSGKFEAAKETWAARRARYADRLRPATTLSGLPVKTVYTPEDMADCDLEEMPGAYPFTRGLHPDGYALTPWMQQMVFGYGTIEETRQKMEKMVAEGMEGYFGHKVFNTVYDVPCMYGIDADHPEAAGNLGQCGVHMSTGDDYDELIRDWDLETTNFSMITGDNCLPALALLAAAVERRGEPTQKMHGNSMNWYPRIAVQDIPSWEPRWGYALMIDLIKWAKDNAPAWNPANIFMYGLSEAGATPVQELAYGLSWGKSIIDAGLEAGLAPDDFIGRLSFQIGCTVNLFEEVAKFRAHRRMWAKICKDAGVTKPSNMHARVHVHTSGYVLTQQQLMNNNARITLQALAAVLGGVQSVHTCSYDEAVGVPTEESHRTALRTQQILMWESGVRDVADPLGGSYFIEKLTDEMEEAAWEIYEELEASGGYLRGLETGEIKRNIDNASYEMKKRINSGDLPVVGVNRYVSEQTENYEPFRIDESIEEKAKARLEAYRSKRDQAAVDQALEGVREACQALKDGTGPLMPALVEAARRGATNGEMMVPMREAFGWYVSE
- a CDS encoding CoA-transferase — translated: MTDYEIHELMTCRVAAEVDNDGVTVMGSFTPLAYASYMLAKLTHAQDAYLVGFDAVGMAPVQLSFTGAEASAYKGAACRWGMLTEINSIHLANHGGVEAVSSAQFDGSGAINLSAIGPFDAPKVRLPGGAGAAEVIKMYRKMIAYFGNHNPRTLVDKVQFVTGTRWKVGDRAREEAGLQPGPIVVVTNLAVLVKDDDDRPFRIESVHPGVDVRTVVDNTGFELQVPADVPVTAEPTQEQLDLLRNRIDPFGTVKFDFVSGRERLSYLKEILDAEWDRAAARLA